A region of the Sphingobium yanoikuyae genome:
CGCCGGCATCATCCTTTTGCGCGTTGGCCAGCGCATTGGCAGCGGCCGCATTGGCGGCGGCGGCCAGTTCCTCCTGGCTCGGCATGTCCGCGACCGGTTCGGCGCGGCCACAGGCGACCAGCAGCAGGAGGGGGGAGCAGGTGGCGAGGAGGGGCGCTTTCATGCCCCGTTCAAAAGCATAGGCGCGGGGATAATTCAACGCCGTAGCGGAACCCCCGCGACAATATGCCCCGGCCGCAGGGCGCCCGGTCCCGCGATCAGGCCGCGTTGTCGATGCCGAGTTCTGCGAGCTTGCGATAGAGGGTCGAACGGCCGATCCCCAGCCGACGGGCGACTTCGGTCATGCGGCCGCGATAATGGCCGATGGCCAGGCGGATGACGTCGGCTTCGATCTCGGCGAGCTGGCGGACATGGCCGTCGCCTTCGAACAGGGTGATGCCGGCCGCTTCGCGCGGTGGCGTGGCGGCGGCGCGCTGGCGCGGACCGCTGGCGCCGCGCGACAGGATATGGGCGGCGACCTGCGGGAAATCATGCGGGGTCAGCGCATCGCCCTCGCACAGCACGGCGGCGCGGAACAGGGCGTTCTGGAGCTGGCGGACATTGCCCGGCCAGTCATGCTGCATCAGCAGCGCCAGCGCATCGTCGGTGAGGCCCAGGCCCCGCAGGCCCGGCTGCGTCGCGATGCGGGCGAGGAGATGGCGGCAGAGGGCGGGAATGTCGCCCATACGCTCCCGCAATGGGGGCACGGTCAACTGGACGACGTTCAGGCGATAATAGAGATCCTCGCGGAACCGGCCTGCCTCGATCTCGTCGCTGAGCTTCTTGTTGGTGGCGGCGATGACGCGGACATCGACATGGACGGGGCGGCGCGCGCCGATCGGCTGCACCTCGCCATCCTGAAGCACGCGCAGCAGCTTGACCTGCGCGTCGAGCGGCATTTCGCTGACTTCGTCGAGGAAGATGGTGCCCATGTCGGCCGACAGGAATTTGCCGACATGGCGGTCGAATGCGCCGGTGAAGGCGCCGCGTTCATGACCGAACAGTTCTGATTCGACGAGGTTGGCGGGGATCGCGCCGCAATTGACGGTCACCATCGCCTGCTTGTGGCGCGGCGAGGCGGCATGGATGGCGCGGGCGACGACATCCTTGCCGACGCCGCTTTCGCCCTCGATCAGCACCGGCACGCGGGCGCGTGCGGCCTTGGCCGCGATGGCGAGGGCGGTGCGGAACTGGGGCGCCGCGCCGACGACTTCCTCGAACGCCAGCGGGGCGCTGATCTTCTCTGTGAGCGGCCGCAGTTCACCGCGCACATTGCCCTCCAGCGTCGCGTTGAGCGCGGCGAGCAGCCGTTCGGGAGCGATCGGCTTGGAGAGGTAATCGGTGGCGCCCGCGCGCATCGCCTGGACCGCGACGGCGACGCTGTTATGCGCCGTCAGCACCAGGATCGGCAGGGCGGGGCGCTGCGCATGGATGTCGCCGATCAGGTCGGCCGGATCGAAATCCGGGCTCCATTGATCGATCAGGACCGCGTCGAGCTGCATGCCGTCCTGCGTGCCCAGCGTCGCCAGGGCGGTTTCGGCATCGCTGGCGAAGATGGTCCGCCATCCCGCGCGCGCGGCCAGCGCAGACACCAGCCGGCGCTGCGCGGGCTCGTCGTCGATCAACATCAGCAAGGGAACGCCTTCGCGAACCATCTGGACCCCTCTTGTGCAAACAGGAGGTCATCCTAGGCGCCTGGGGTAAAAGCGCCCTTAACCTGTAAAGATTTTCTTGTGCCCCTACGGCTTGAGGGGGGGGGGGGGACAGGATAAGAGGTTGCACAACGATGTAATAACTAGGGGAACGGATATGGCTTCTGACGGGAACATCAAGAGCGCAACCCAGACCTATGAAGGGTTTGTCGGCTTCGTGAAGTGGGGCACCATTGCCTGCCTCATCGTCGCCGCGATTGTCGTGCTGCTGATCTCCAGCTGAGCCATGTCGACGCTATAGGAGGGGGATGCTGATATAATGAAAATTGCGATATTGAAGGAACAGGCTGCGGGCGAACGGCGCGTGGCCGGCACGCCCGAGACCGTGAAGAAATTCATCGCGCTGGGCGCAAGCGTGGCCGTCGAGGCCGGCGCTGGCGCGACGGCGTCGATTGCCGACGACGCCTATGTTACGGCCGGTGCCAGCGTTGGCGATCGTGCCGCGACGCTGGCGGGTGCCGATATCCTGCTGGGCGTGCAAGGCCCCGATCCGGCCAGCCTTGGCGGTGCGGCGGCGGGAGCCTGGATCGTCGCGGGCCTCAATCCGTTCGGCGAGCGGGCGCGGGTCGATGCCTATGCGGCCGGCGGCTATGAGGCGCTGGCGATGGAATTCATGCCGCGCATCACTCGCGCGCAATCGATGGACATCTTGTCGTCCCAGTCGAACCTGTCGGGCTACAAGGCGGTGCTGGACGCGGCCGCCGAATATGACCGCGCCTTCCCGATGATGATGACCGCGGCGGGCACCGTGTCGGCGGCCAAATGCTTCGTCATGGGCGTGGGCGTGGCCGGCCTTCAGGCGATCGCCACCGCGCGGCGGCTGGGTGCGCAGGTGAGCGCCACCGACGTGCGCGCCGCGACCAAGGAGCAGATCGAATCGCTCGGCGCCAAGGCGATCTTCGTGGAGAAGGTGGCCGGCATCGAGGGCGAAGGCACCGGTGGCTATGCCACGGAAATGTCCGACGAATATAAGGCGGCCCAGGCCGAGCTGGTCTCGTCGCACATCGCCAAGCAGGACATTGTCATCACCACCGCGCTGATCCCCGGTCGGCCCGCGCCGCGCCTGATCAGTGATGCGCAGATCGCATCGATGAAGCCGGGCAGCGTGATCGTCGATCTGGCGGTCGAGCAGGGCGGCAATGTCGAGGGCGCGGTCGCCGGCGAAGTGGTCGTGCGCCACGGCGTCAAGATCGTGGGCCATCGCAACGTGCCCAGCCGCCTGGCCGCCGACACCTCCGCCCTGTTCTCGCGCAACCTCTATAATTTCCTGTCCGCCTTCTGGGACAAGGAGAAGAACGCGCCGGTGCTGGACGAGGAAATCGGCAATGCCATCCGCCTGACCCAGGGGGGCAAGGTCGTCAACGAACGACTGCTGGCAAGCTGATGCGGGCCATGGTCCCCATCCTCCCCATCCTCCCCTGCAAGGGGAGGGGGACCAGCCGCAGGCTGGTGGAGGGGTATCGCCCTGTCATGAACGGGACACCCCTCCGTCTGGCTTCGCCAGCCACCTCCCCTTCCAGGGGAGGATGATGTGCTGCAAGGGCAGGCGAACAGGGCACGGCAGTTGCGCAAGGCGATGTCGAAGCCGGAAGTCCTGCTCTGGCAGATATTGAGGCAAAGGCCGCAAGGTCTGAAATTTCGCCGTCAGCACCCGTCCGGTCCCTATGTGGCAGACTTTTACTGCCATGAGGCGCGGCTGGTGATCGAGGTGGACGGCGAAGCGCATGCAAGAGGGGATGCGCCGATGAGGGATGAGCAACGCGACTGCTGGTTTGCGGAACGGGGACTGTCCGTTCTGCGTCTGCCGGCCGCCGCAATCATGAATGATAGGGACAATGCCGTAGCCGCGATCCTGGCCAGGGCAGTCGAAACAAGTGGGGAGGACTAGAATGGACTTCATTGCCATCCTGTCGATTTTCGTGCTGGCGTGCTTCGTCGGCTATTATGTGGTCTGGTCGGTGACGCCGGCGCTGCACACGCCGCTGATGGCGGTTACCAATGCCATTTCGTCGGTCATCATCGTCGGCGCGCTGGTCGCGTCGGCGGAGGCCGGTAGCCTGGCGGCCAAGCTGCTGGGGCTGGTCGCGGTGGTCTTTGCGTCGGTCAACATCTTCGGCGGCTTTGCCGTGACCGAACGCATGCTGGCCATGTACAAGAAGAAGGAGCGCAAGTGATGCACGAGCTTGCGCCCGTCTCGCCCTTCGTTGCGCTGGCCTATCTGGTTTCCGGCGTCCTCTTCATCCTGGCGCTGCGCGGCCTGTCGAGCCCGTCGACCAGCCGTCGCGGCAACCGCATGGGCATGGTCGGCATGGCGATCGCCGTGGTCACGACCCTTTACACCCATGACGTGCTGAGCCTGCCCGAAATTCTGGGTGCCATCGCCATCGGCGGCGGCATCGGTTTCATCATCGCCCGTCGCATCGAGATGACGGCGATGCCGCAGCTGGTTGCGGCCTTCCACTCGCTGGTGGGCCTGGCCGCCGTGCTGGTCGGCGCGGCCGCCTATCTCAATCCCGGCGCGTTCGGCATTCTCGATCCGCTGACGAACGAGATCCACAATGCCAGCCGCATCGAGATGGGGCTGGGCGTCGCGATTGGTGCGATCACCTTCTCGGGTTCTGTCATTGCCTTCCTGAAACTGAACGGCAACATGTCGGGCAAGCCGATCATGCTGCCGGGCCGCCATGTCATCAATCTGGCGACGCTGGCGGCGATCCTGGGCCTGATCGCCTATTTCGTGACCGACCAGTCGCCCTGGATCTTCTGGACCGTGACGGCGCTGAGCTTCGTCATCGGCTTCCTGCTGATCATCCCGATCGGCGGCGCGGACATGCCGGTCGTGGTGTCGATGCTGAACAGCTATTCGGGCTGGGCCGCCGCCGCCATGGGCTTTACCCTGGGCAACACGGCGATGATCATCACCGGCGCGCTGGTGGGCAGTTCCGGCGCGATCCTGTCCTACATCATGTGCAAGGCGATGAACCGCAGCTTCATCAGCGTGATCGCTGGCGGCTTCGGCGCGGAAGCGGGCCCGTCGGGCGGCGGCGCGGCGGCGGTCGACCGTCCCTACAAGCGCGGCAGCGCCGAGGATGCGGCCTTCCTGATGAGCCAGGCGGACAATGTCATCATCGTGCCCGGTTACGGCATGGCGGTCAGCCAGGCGCAGCATGCGCTGCGCGAAATGGCCGACCTGCTGAAGAAGGAAGGCGTGAACGTCAAATATGCGATCCACCCGGTCGCAGGGCGCATGCCCGGCCACATGAACGTGCTGCTGGCCGAAGCGAACGTGCCGTATGACGAGGTGTTCGAGCTGGAGGACATCAACAGCGAGTTCGGCCAGGCCGACGTTGCCTTCGTCATCGGCGCCAATGACGTGACCAATCCGGCGGCCAAGACCGACAAGACGTCGCCCATCTATGGCATGCCGATCCTGGACGTCGCCAACGCCAAGTCGGTGCTGTTCGTGAAGCGCTCCATGGGCGGGGCCGGCTATGCCGGCGTCGACAATGAGGTCTTCTACATGGACAACACGATGATGCTGCTGGCCGACGCCAAGAAGATGGTCGAGGAGATCGTCAAGGCGCTGGCCCACTAAAGTGACCCGATCCACCCGCGCCGGATCGCCCCGTCGACGGGGCGGGTGGATCGTCCTGACTTGTCGAAGCCGGCATCTTTCGTAAAAGAAGGGCTGGGGCACCGACATGCCCGGCCCGCACGGGGCCGGACAGGCGCCCCCATATTGGGAGCGACATGCGTAAACTCGGTCTGATTGGTGGTCTCAGCTGGACGTCCACCGCCCGCTATTATGAGATCATCAACCAGGCGATCCACCGGGCCAAGGGTGGCCAGCACAGTGCGCGGCTGCTGATCGAAAGCCTCGATTTCGCACAGGTTTCCGGCTGTATCACGCAGGAAGACTGGGATTGCGCATCGGGCCATCTGATCGGCGCGGCCCAGCGGCTGGAACAGGGCGGGGCGGAAGCGCTGCTGATCTGTGCCAATAGCATGCACCGCATCTATGACCGGATCCAGGCGAGCATCGCCATTCCCATCATCCATATCGCCGATGTCGTCGGCACCCGGATGAAGGCCGACCGGATCGATCGCGCCGCCCTGATCGGCACGCGCAATGTGATGACCGAGAAATATTATCGCCAGCGGCTGGTGTCGCACGGCGTGTCGCTGCTGCCAGCTGATGTCGCGCTGGCCGAGCGGATCGACCGGATCGTCTATGACGAACTGACCGTCGGCAAGATCAACCGCGATTCCGAGCGTTTCATGAAGTCGGAACTGACCGACATCGCCAAGGAGGATGTGCAGGCGGTCGTGCTGGCATGCACCGAACTGGAGATGATCGTCGACGTGAAGGCCAATGTGCTGCCTATCTACGACTGCACCGAAATCCACGCCATGGCGGGCGTCGACTTCATCCTGAGCGAATAGGGATGGCGATGGCCGGGCGCGGTGTCAGACCGCGCTCAGCCCCGCATCGGCCAGGCCGCGCCACAGATGGAGCGCCTGTACGCTTTCCTTGACGTCATGGACGCGCACCATCTGCGCGCCCAGTTGCGCCGCGCGGAAGGCGAGGGCGACCGAGCCGCCGAGCCGGTCTGGCGCCGGTGCCTCGTTCGACAGGGCGCCGATCAGGCGCTTGCGGCTGCCGGCAAAGAGCAGCGGCACGCCCAGCCCCTGGAAGGTGGCGAGGCCATTCACCAGCGCCAGATTGTCCGCCAGGCTCTTGCCGAAGCCCAGGCCCGGATCGACCATGATCTTCTCGCGCGCGATACCGGCGTCGAGGCAGGCGGCGATGCGGGCTTCGAGATAGTCGAACACGTCGGTGACGACATCGGCATAGCCGTTGGGATTGTCGTGCGGATCGTCGCCGGTCGAAGGGGCGTGCATCAGGATCACCGGACAGCCGGCGCGGGCCGCGACCTCCAGGCTGCGGGGGTCATGTTCCAGCGCGCTGACATCGTTGATGACATGGGCGCCGGCGGCCAGCGCCGCCTCCATCACCGCCGCCTTGCGCGTGTCGACCGACATGGCGACGCCGGCCGCGGCGAGCTTCTCGATCACCGGCACGATGCGGGCGATCTCATCGCCCTCCCATAGCTTGGGCGCCTTGGGGCGGGTCGATTCGCCGCCGACATCGATCAGCGCGGCGCCGGCCGCCGCCATGGCAAAGCCGGCATCGGCCGCCGCCTGCGGGTCGGTCATATGCTTGCCGCCGTCGGAGAAGCTGTCGGGCGTGATGTTGAGGATCGCCATCACCTGGGGCGCGTCGAAGCGGATGACGCGATCGCCAAGGCTGAGCGGCGCGCGCTGGGCGGAGATGTTCGCGGCCAGTTGGCGGGCGCGCTCTGCCAGCGGATCGGGCAGGGTGGCGGTGACCGTCTCGAACGCCGCGACCGGCACGGTCTCGCGGGCGATGCGGCGGCCGGCATGGCGCGCCGTCAGTTCATAGGCCTGGAACCAGATCAGGCCATTGGCCATCCGCGCCGCCGATCCATCCGCCAGGCCAATCGGGCTCGGCACGAACCATGTCGGCTTGAGGTAGAGCCGGGCGTCAGCGGGGATGGAGGAGAGGGTCATAAAGCTCCGTTCGCCCCGGACGGGTCGGGGCCATGTCTTGGAAGAACTATGGCTGCCTCAACCCGAACGGGGGACGGAAATCAAGGCTCGTTGGCGAGCAGATAGGTCTGGCGCAGCGTGTCGATTGGGTGCAGCTTGCCCGCCTTCTCGATATGCCAGAAGGTCCAGCCGTTGCAGCTCGGCGCGCCCTGAAGCGTTGCGCCCAGCTTGTGGATCGAACCGGTGTCGCTGCCCACGGCGAGCGAGCCGTCGGCGCGCACGGTGGCGCTCCAGCGGCGCTTGCTGTCCATCACCACCGAGCCGGGCTGGAGATAGCCGGTCTCGACCAGCGTGCCGAAGGCGACCTTGGGCTGCTGGCGCGCGGTCTGCATGATGGCGAGCGCGGATTCATCGAGCGGCAGCGCCTCGGCAATGCGTTCCTCGGCCACCTCGATATAGTCGGGCTCGCGCTCGATGCCGATCCACTGGCGGCCCAGTCGCTTGGCGACGGCGCCGGTGGTGCCGGTGCCGAAGAAGGGATCGAGCACGATGTCGCCCGGCTTGGTGCAGGACAGCATCACGCGATAGAGCAGCGATTCCGGCTTCTGCGTCGGATGCGCCTTGGTGCCGTTGCGCTTCAGTCGCTCCTGGCCGCCGCAGATCGGCAGCACCCAGTCGGAGCGCATCTGCAGCTCGTCATTGAGCGTCTTCATCGCCTTGTAGTTGAACGTGTATTTCGCATCCTCGCCCTGGCTGGCCCAGATCAGCGTCTCATGTGCGTTGGTGAAGCGGGTGCCCTTGAAATTGGGCATCGGGTTCGCCTTGCGCCAGATGATGTCGTTGAGGATCCAGAAGCCCTCATCCTGCAAGGCAGCACCGACGCGGAAGATGTTGTGATAGCTGCCGATCACCCAGATCGTGCCATTGGGCTTGAGGATGCGGCGCGCCTGCGCCAGCCACGCCTTGGTGAAGCGGTCATAGCTGCTGAGCGTGTCGAACTTGTCCCAGTCATTGTCGACCGCATCGACGCGGCCGCCTTCGGGGCGGAACAGGTCGCCGCCGAGCTGAAGATTATAAGGCGGATCGGCAAAGATCATGTCGATGCAGCCGTCGGGCAGCTTGGCCATTTCCGCGATACAGTCACCGCGCAGCAGGCGGTTTGCCTCGATCGCCGGTGCCGGCGCGAGCGCAACCGCCTTCTTCCGCCGCGGTGCGACGCGTTCCATGACACCCATGTGTGCAACCCCCATATGTTTCGTCCGTCAGCACTGAGTCCTCAGGAGTCTGCCGTCAAGGTCAGGGGTTTAGCGCTCATCCCTGTCAGGATTGCGAGGATGGTGGAGAACGAAGCGGGTAGCCACAACATATTGAGTCATGCGAGTCGCGGGAGACTCATCATCGGGTGGTGTGACTCAAAAGACTCAGCGAGGAGGCGGTTCGCACTTTTTTTCGTTAATGGCGCGGCCGAGTCGAAAATCATCCTCTGCTTGACCAACTCATAACCAGATGGTTATGAAAATTGCATGACGGAAGTGAAATTCAGAGGCGATCTTGGAGCGAACAGCGATTCACTCTTTAAGGCGCTGTCCGACGGCACGCGACGTGCCCTGCTGGAATATCTGGTGCGCGAAGGGGAGCAGAATGTCGTGGCGCTGACCGCCGTGGCCGGCGTGTCGCAACCGATGGTGTCGCGCCATATGGGCAAGCTCAAGCGTGCCGGTCTGGTGACGGCCCGGCGGACGGGGCGCGAAACCTGGTTTGCGGCGCGGACCAAGGGACTGGGGCCGGTGGTGCAGTGGATGGCGATCTATGGCGCGCTCTGGTCGCAGCGCTTCACGCCGATGGAGCATGCCGGGGATTGAACGGGACTGTATCGACAGAAAAAGGGGCGCCAATGGCGCCCCTTTGGTTTTCCAGGCCGTGCGCGGGATCAGCGCAGCGGCGTCCAGGTCTGGGTCTTGCAGAAGAAGGCGATGCAACCCTGAACCTTGAGCGTGCCGTCGCCATTGCGGCTGACCTTGGACGTATAGCTCTTGCCGCTTTCCGGGTCGTAGATCGTGCCCTTCCAGATGTCGCCCGCATCGCTGAAGCCCGACAGCAGGGCAAGGCCGACCAGCGGCTTGGAACGCAGCGCCGGATCGGGGTTCTTGATGTCGGTCTGGGGGCGGCCTGGCGTCGGCTTCACGATCTTCTCGATCTTGCCGCAGATGCTCTTTCCGCACGGCGCGATCTGGACGATCGCCTTGCCATCGACGGTCGACCAGCGGCCGGTGATGGGCTGGGCCGCATAAGCGGGCAGGGCGGTGGTGAAGGCGGCCAGAGCGGCGATGGCGACGCGAGCGCCGGTCTTGATGGTCATGATGCGATCCTCTCCTTTTGGGTTGAGGGTGAGAATAAGGGAGGAAAATGCGGCGCGCCAGCGCTTCGCTTGCAGTTTACGGAAACGGAAGGAGGGGACGCTACGGCAGCGCCCCCTCCTTGCCCGGAAATTTTTTAGAAAGCCGTGCTGATCGAGCAGGCGGCCGGCCCCAGGATGACGACGAACAGGGTCGGCAGGATGAAGAGAATCAGCGGCACGGTCATGATCGCGGGCAGGCGGGCGGCCTTTTCTTCCGCGCGCATCATGCGTTCATGGCGGAACTCGGCGGACAGCACACGGAGCGCGGAGGCGAGCGGCGTGCCATATTTTTCGGTCTGGATCATGGTCGTGACCACGCCCTTGACCGCGTCGAGCTTCACGCGGGTCGCCAGATTTTCAAAGGCCATGCGGCGTTCGGTAAGGAAGCTCAGTTCGATTGCCGTCAACTGGAACTCATCGCCCAGTTCGGGATAGGCGCGGCCCAGTTCACGGGCGACGCGGCTGAAGGCGGCGTCGACGGTCAGGCCGGCCTCGGCGCAGATGACCAGCAGGTCGAGCGCGTCGGGCAGGCCCTTGCGGATCGCGGCGGAGCGCTTGGCGATCTTGTTGTCGATGAAGAGGTCGGGGGCCTTGTAGGCGAGCAGCAATGCGCCCGCGAAGGCCATGAACCGCTTGGCACCGCCCCATTCGGGATAGATGCCCACGGCATAGAGCAGGATCGCGGCGGTGCCGCCGATCAGGATCGGCATGATCATGCGGCCGAAGATGACGGCGACGGCCCAGTCCTTGGAGCGGATGCCGGCCTGGGCCAGGCGGATCTGGGCGTCCTTGAGCTGGTCATCCTGCAGCACCTTGAGGCTGGTCAGGAAGGACCGCATCTGATCGGTCGTCTGGTTCTTGTTGACCAGCTTGGCGCGGCGCTTGGCGGTCGAGGCGGTGATGCCGGCTTTGAGCTGTTCACGGCGTTCGTTGAGCGCCTTGACCCGCTTGGCCATCGGATCGCGCACCGTCATCACGGCATAGAGCGCGTAGAGGGTGGCGAGTGTGGCCAGTGCGGCAAGCAGCGTACCGAAATCGGTTGCGGTCATGCCAAACAGGGTGCCGGTGGGGGTAGGGGCGTCCATATCTCTATCCGTTCCCCGTCAAATCTCGAAGTTGATCATCTGGGCCATGATGAAGGCGCCGATGCCCATCCAGCAGAAGCCGCCAATGCCGACGACCTGCATGGTCGAGAGCCCGAAAATGCCCGCCGGATCGGGGGTGAAGAAGGGGCTCATATAGCCAAAGTTGATATAGCAGATCATGCCGAACACCAGGAAAGGCAGGACGCCGATGATATAGGCCGACGCCTTGGATTCCGATGACATGGCGCGGATCTTGAGCTTCATCTGGGCGCGCTGGCGCAGCACGGTGGCGAGGTTCTGCAGCGTTTCGGCGAGGTTGCCGCCGGTTTCGCGCTGGATCGCCAAAGTGATGACAAAGAACTGGAATTCCGGCGTGCCCAGGCGATCGGCGGTTTCCTGCAGCGCCTGGTCCATGCTCTTGCCGATCTTGATCCGTTCGGTGATCAGCTTGAACTCCTCGCCGACCGGGCCGGGGATTTCGCTCGACACGATGCCCAGCGTCTCGCCGACCGGCAGGCCCGATCGCAGGCCGCGGGTCAGCAGCTCGAGCGCGTCGGGGAACTTGGCGTTGAATTGCTGGATCCGCTTGTTGATCAGGCGGCCAACCCACAGATGCGGCAAGGCAAGGCCTGCCGCCAGCCCGACCATCAGGGCCAGCAGGAAGGGAAAGCCGCGCATCAGCAGGAACAGGGTGGTCAGCAGGAAGACCACCGCACAGGACGTCATATATTGGCTGAGCGTCCATTTCTTGCCGGTCATGCGGATGCGCTTGGCCAGATTCTCCGGATTGGGGATCAGCGAGACCAGCATCTTGGCTTCGTTGCCGGTCGCCCGAGTGGAGATGGCCTTGCGCATGCGCGCTTCCATCATCGCCTCGGTGGAGTCGCTGTGGCGGCCACGGATCAGCGCGACCCGGCGTTTCTGCGCCTTGTCGGGCGAGGGGCCGGCAAAGGCGACCACGACCAGACCAAGCATGGTCGCGACCAGCACCAAGATCAGAAGGAAATTGCCGTCCATTGTTCGCCCGTTCCCCGTGCGTGAATATGGCTGTGCGGGGCCGCCCTGGAGCGGCCCGCGCGTCAGCCTTCCAGTGCCGTCGCCTTGTCCTTGCGGCGCGACGGGATCATGCTCTTGAAATCGCCGATCTTGCCGAGCAGGGAATCTCCCTTCCTGGCTGTCGACTTGGCGCCCGGATTATCGGCTTCATCGCCGGCCAGACCCAGAACTTCGTCCATCATGGCGGTGCAGGCGGCGCCGACCTTGCTGCCCTTGGCGGTTTCCGCCAGCGTCTTGCCGAGCTTGGCGGCCTGGGCCGCGATGCGCAGGTCGAACGGCACGATCACATCGACCTTTCGTTCGATCGACTGTTCGAAATCCTTGCGGCTGATTTCCGGCGCGCCGGGATGGACGCGATTGGCGACCACCAGGATGCGGGCCTGCGGTGCATTCGACTTGAGCCAGGACAGGATGCGGATCGTGTCGCGCGCCGCCGCCAGGCTGAGTTCGGTCACCACCACCGCGACATTGACGTCGGTCATCAGGTGCGTGTGCTGGATCAGCATGTTGCGCGGCAGATCGATGATGCTGCATTCGAACGCCTGACGGAACTCTTCCAGCAACTGGTAGAAGGCGCCGCCATCGGTCATCATCGGCTGGTTGATCGGCGCTTCGGCCGACAGGATGGCCAGCATGTCGCTGGCGCGAACCATGGCGCGCTCGATGAACAGCCCGTCGATGCGGCTGGGATTTTCGATCGCGTCGGTCAGGCCACGGCCCGGTTCCAGATCCATCGCCAGCGCATTGGTGCCGAAATGGATGTCGAGATCGAGCAGGGCGGTCGGGCGCTTCTTCTTCTCGCTCAGCATCCAGGCAAGCGAGGTCGCCATGCTGGATGCGCCGACGCCACCACGGGTGCCGACGACGGCAACCGTCATGTGCGGGCGTTCCGGCCCGGCGTCGCGCGGGGCGAGGAAGACGGCCTGGGCCTGGGCCAGCGCGTCGCGCAACTGGTCGGCGCCGAAGGGCTTGAGCAGATAGTCCTGGATGCCGCTGGCGACCAGATCACGATAAAGGCGCACGTCATTGACCTGGCCCGCCGCGATCACGACGGTGCCGGGTTCGCACACTTCGGCGAGGCTGTTAATGTCGTTCAGCGGATCGCCGCTTTCCGACATGTCGACGAACAGGATCTGCGGGCTGGCGGTGAT
Encoded here:
- a CDS encoding sigma-54-dependent transcriptional regulator; its protein translation is MVREGVPLLMLIDDEPAQRRLVSALAARAGWRTIFASDAETALATLGTQDGMQLDAVLIDQWSPDFDPADLIGDIHAQRPALPILVLTAHNSVAVAVQAMRAGATDYLSKPIAPERLLAALNATLEGNVRGELRPLTEKISAPLAFEEVVGAAPQFRTALAIAAKAARARVPVLIEGESGVGKDVVARAIHAASPRHKQAMVTVNCGAIPANLVESELFGHERGAFTGAFDRHVGKFLSADMGTIFLDEVSEMPLDAQVKLLRVLQDGEVQPIGARRPVHVDVRVIAATNKKLSDEIEAGRFREDLYYRLNVVQLTVPPLRERMGDIPALCRHLLARIATQPGLRGLGLTDDALALLMQHDWPGNVRQLQNALFRAAVLCEGDALTPHDFPQVAAHILSRGASGPRQRAAATPPREAAGITLFEGDGHVRQLAEIEADVIRLAIGHYRGRMTEVARRLGIGRSTLYRKLAELGIDNAA
- a CDS encoding NAD(P) transhydrogenase subunit alpha; amino-acid sequence: MKIAILKEQAAGERRVAGTPETVKKFIALGASVAVEAGAGATASIADDAYVTAGASVGDRAATLAGADILLGVQGPDPASLGGAAAGAWIVAGLNPFGERARVDAYAAGGYEALAMEFMPRITRAQSMDILSSQSNLSGYKAVLDAAAEYDRAFPMMMTAAGTVSAAKCFVMGVGVAGLQAIATARRLGAQVSATDVRAATKEQIESLGAKAIFVEKVAGIEGEGTGGYATEMSDEYKAAQAELVSSHIAKQDIVITTALIPGRPAPRLISDAQIASMKPGSVIVDLAVEQGGNVEGAVAGEVVVRHGVKIVGHRNVPSRLAADTSALFSRNLYNFLSAFWDKEKNAPVLDEEIGNAIRLTQGGKVVNERLLAS
- a CDS encoding endonuclease domain-containing protein, which codes for MLQGQANRARQLRKAMSKPEVLLWQILRQRPQGLKFRRQHPSGPYVADFYCHEARLVIEVDGEAHARGDAPMRDEQRDCWFAERGLSVLRLPAAAIMNDRDNAVAAILARAVETSGED
- a CDS encoding aa3-type cytochrome c oxidase subunit IV; protein product: MASDGNIKSATQTYEGFVGFVKWGTIACLIVAAIVVLLISS
- the folP gene encoding dihydropteroate synthase; translated protein: MTLSSIPADARLYLKPTWFVPSPIGLADGSAARMANGLIWFQAYELTARHAGRRIARETVPVAAFETVTATLPDPLAERARQLAANISAQRAPLSLGDRVIRFDAPQVMAILNITPDSFSDGGKHMTDPQAAADAGFAMAAAGAALIDVGGESTRPKAPKLWEGDEIARIVPVIEKLAAAGVAMSVDTRKAAVMEAALAAGAHVINDVSALEHDPRSLEVAARAGCPVILMHAPSTGDDPHDNPNGYADVVTDVFDYLEARIAACLDAGIAREKIMVDPGLGFGKSLADNLALVNGLATFQGLGVPLLFAGSRKRLIGALSNEAPAPDRLGGSVALAFRAAQLGAQMVRVHDVKESVQALHLWRGLADAGLSAV
- a CDS encoding NAD(P) transhydrogenase subunit alpha, which gives rise to MDFIAILSIFVLACFVGYYVVWSVTPALHTPLMAVTNAISSVIIVGALVASAEAGSLAAKLLGLVAVVFASVNIFGGFAVTERMLAMYKKKERK
- a CDS encoding NAD(P)(+) transhydrogenase (Re/Si-specific) subunit beta, translated to MHELAPVSPFVALAYLVSGVLFILALRGLSSPSTSRRGNRMGMVGMAIAVVTTLYTHDVLSLPEILGAIAIGGGIGFIIARRIEMTAMPQLVAAFHSLVGLAAVLVGAAAYLNPGAFGILDPLTNEIHNASRIEMGLGVAIGAITFSGSVIAFLKLNGNMSGKPIMLPGRHVINLATLAAILGLIAYFVTDQSPWIFWTVTALSFVIGFLLIIPIGGADMPVVVSMLNSYSGWAAAAMGFTLGNTAMIITGALVGSSGAILSYIMCKAMNRSFISVIAGGFGAEAGPSGGGAAAVDRPYKRGSAEDAAFLMSQADNVIIVPGYGMAVSQAQHALREMADLLKKEGVNVKYAIHPVAGRMPGHMNVLLAEANVPYDEVFELEDINSEFGQADVAFVIGANDVTNPAAKTDKTSPIYGMPILDVANAKSVLFVKRSMGGAGYAGVDNEVFYMDNTMMLLADAKKMVEEIVKALAH
- a CDS encoding aspartate/glutamate racemase family protein, yielding MRKLGLIGGLSWTSTARYYEIINQAIHRAKGGQHSARLLIESLDFAQVSGCITQEDWDCASGHLIGAAQRLEQGGAEALLICANSMHRIYDRIQASIAIPIIHIADVVGTRMKADRIDRAALIGTRNVMTEKYYRQRLVSHGVSLLPADVALAERIDRIVYDELTVGKINRDSERFMKSELTDIAKEDVQAVVLACTELEMIVDVKANVLPIYDCTEIHAMAGVDFILSE